In the genome of Planococcus donghaensis, the window TTTTTGATTTTAGTATAGTAAAGTGTTGAAAAGGTTATAATCGTCCCAATTCACTTCACTATTAACAGTTAATTCCGACTAAGAGCGTTATGCTTGTGACGTGGAAAACTGTTTGCTAGTATTAATTTATAATAATTATAATTAGCGGTTAGGTTCATGCCTTGTTCACAATTTTAGAGCCAACATTATGCATAAAAGTGTTATACTTAATAAAGATGAAATATTGAACGTGAAAGGTGTTTTGTACCCATGCACACATTAGTGGTCGGTGTGAATTATCGCTCTGCACCTGTGGAGATTCGTGAAAAGCTATCATTTATCGAAACTGATTTACCACAGGCAATGGAAGCGTTAAAACAACAAAAAAGCATATTGGAAAATGTGATTGTTTCCACCTGCAACCGGACGGAAATTTATGCAGTCGTGGATCAACTTCACACAGGTAAGTACTATGTGAAACAGTTTCTTGCGGATTATTTTGACTTGCCGAAAGAAGAAATTTCACAGTACTTATTTATTCATGAGCAAGATGCAGCGATTGAGCATTTGTTCCGTGTAACAGCTGGTATCGATTCCATGGTATTGGGCGAAACACAAATTTTGGGCCAAGTAAGAAATAGTTTTCTTGCTGGACAAGAACATGGGACAACTGGGACTGTTTTTAATCAATTGTTCAAACAGGCTGTAACTTTAGCGAAAAAGGCACATTCGGAAACAGCAATTGGTGAAAATGCTGTTTCCGTATCGTATGCAGCTGTTGAACTCGGTAAGAAGATTTTTGGTAGCCTAAAAAACAAACATGTTGTTATTTTAGGTGCCGGAAAAATGGGCGAATTGGCGATCAAAAATTTGCAAGGTAGTGGAGCGGACCGAATAACGGTTATTAACCGGACGTTCGAAAAAGCTGAACTACTGGCAGATAAGTTTGGTGGCAATGCAAAACCGCTAAGCCAATTGCAATGTGCATTGTTAGAAGCGGACATCTTAATATCTTCTACAGGTTCAACTGATTTTGTCATTGACCTTGAATTGATGCAGTTTGTAGAGAAACTTCGCAAAGGCAAACCGTTGTTTATGGTTGATATCGCAGTACCACGCGATATGGATCCTCGCATCGGCGATTTACCAAATGTCTTCTTATACGACATTGATGACATGCAAGGAATTGTAGAAGCGAATTTAGCAGAGCGCGAACGTGCAGCGGGTGAAATCATGACAATGATCGATCAAGAAGCAATTCTGTTTAACGAGTGGCTATCAACGCTTGGCGTGGTTCCAGTAATTTCTGCACTTCGACAAAAAGCGCTTGGCATTCAGGCGGAGACGATGGCAAGTATCGAAAACAAAATGCCGGATTTGACGGATCGTGAAAAGAAAATTCTTAACAAACACACCAAATCGATTATCAACCAATTATTGAAAGACCCAATTTTGCAAGCGAAAGAAATGGGCGGTGCCCCTAAATCGCGTGAACAGCTAGAGTTGTTTATGCAAATTTTCGGGATCGAAGAGGAAGTTGAAAAAGAGATAGAAAAGCAGTCGAAAGCTCCACAGAAGAAAACAGATAAAGACGTTCTTCAAACCGAAAATTCATCAACTGAAACTCCCGGGTATTCATTTTAAGCTTATTAAAAGAGGCGTTTTCGAATCTATATGTTAAAATGTAGAGACGAAACGCCTTTAATTATGGAGATGAAGGGGAATGGGATGGCAGATTTAACAATGGCAAGGCTGCATGAAGCTATGGTTATTCTATATGCTGTCAGTCTTGTTTTTTATTTTATAGATTATTTATATAAAGAGAAAAAAGCGATTCGGATCGCGATGAGT includes:
- the hemA gene encoding glutamyl-tRNA reductase — translated: MHTLVVGVNYRSAPVEIREKLSFIETDLPQAMEALKQQKSILENVIVSTCNRTEIYAVVDQLHTGKYYVKQFLADYFDLPKEEISQYLFIHEQDAAIEHLFRVTAGIDSMVLGETQILGQVRNSFLAGQEHGTTGTVFNQLFKQAVTLAKKAHSETAIGENAVSVSYAAVELGKKIFGSLKNKHVVILGAGKMGELAIKNLQGSGADRITVINRTFEKAELLADKFGGNAKPLSQLQCALLEADILISSTGSTDFVIDLELMQFVEKLRKGKPLFMVDIAVPRDMDPRIGDLPNVFLYDIDDMQGIVEANLAERERAAGEIMTMIDQEAILFNEWLSTLGVVPVISALRQKALGIQAETMASIENKMPDLTDREKKILNKHTKSIINQLLKDPILQAKEMGGAPKSREQLELFMQIFGIEEEVEKEIEKQSKAPQKKTDKDVLQTENSSTETPGYSF